In the genome of [Mycoplasma] phocae, one region contains:
- a CDS encoding F0F1 ATP synthase subunit A, with protein sequence MDKILKLNWWGAPENGKAYANNNLIFSMIVLIFITLVLSILIYIAIRRQKTIKAPNAPLMLVETIIISSDDFISETHERKFDRANPYLISLFVFFFFGNVVSLFGFAPIGSSISAVLAATAVTWLGTLTVGFIYNKFRHLAKLLNPLEIVSTISPIISLTFRMFGNILGGLVLITLSSLFLNNIWSKILGVPSDSAAAEINPFGVLILPSFNLYFDLFDDLIQAGVFMILTISYWQGASEVEVKEKHKKKIKELKELIVENNNQENQVDTKINLTT encoded by the coding sequence ATGGACAAAATACTCAAACTTAATTGATGAGGAGCTCCTGAAAATGGCAAGGCATATGCTAACAATAATTTAATATTTAGCATGATTGTTTTAATATTTATAACATTAGTTTTATCAATATTAATTTATATTGCTATTCGTCGTCAAAAAACAATAAAAGCTCCTAATGCTCCACTTATGTTAGTTGAAACAATAATTATTTCAAGTGATGATTTCATTAGTGAAACTCACGAAAGAAAATTTGATCGCGCAAATCCTTATTTGATTTCATTATTTGTCTTTTTCTTTTTTGGAAATGTTGTTTCATTATTTGGGTTTGCCCCTATCGGTTCAAGTATCTCTGCGGTTTTAGCGGCCACAGCAGTTACCTGATTAGGAACATTAACGGTTGGTTTTATTTACAATAAATTTAGACACTTAGCAAAACTACTAAACCCATTAGAAATAGTCTCAACTATTTCGCCAATTATTAGTTTAACCTTCCGTATGTTCGGAAATATTTTAGGTGGTCTTGTGCTAATAACCTTATCGAGTCTTTTCTTAAATAATATTTGATCAAAAATTTTAGGAGTGCCTTCTGATTCAGCAGCTGCTGAAATTAATCCATTTGGAGTCTTGATATTACCATCATTTAATTTATATTTTGATTTATTTGATGATTTAATTCAAGCAGGGGTATTTATGATATTGACAATATCTTATTGACAAGGCGCCTCTGAGGTCGAAGTAAAAGAAAAACATAAGAAAAAAATAAAAGAACTAAAAGAATTAATTGTGGAAAATAACAATCAAGAAAATCAAGTTGATACAAAAATAAATCTTACAACTTAA
- a CDS encoding F0F1 ATP synthase subunit C translates to MNEKFNLLINAFNKDTASAGNGNYPFAYGLTMLGAGLAIAGAGLVSIGQGVAVAKACEAIGRNPESVSKVRGVLILGLAIVETASIYCLIIALLLIFV, encoded by the coding sequence ATGAATGAAAAATTTAACTTATTAATTAACGCTTTTAATAAAGATACAGCCAGTGCAGGAAATGGTAATTACCCATTCGCTTATGGATTAACAATGTTAGGAGCTGGTCTTGCCATTGCTGGAGCTGGTCTTGTTTCAATAGGACAAGGTGTGGCCGTTGCTAAAGCTTGTGAGGCGATTGGAAGAAATCCTGAATCAGTTTCTAAAGTGCGTGGTGTTTTAATTCTAGGATTAGCAATTGTTGAAACTGCTTCAATTTACTGTTTAATTATTGCCCTATTATTAATATTTGTATAA
- a CDS encoding F0F1 ATP synthase subunit B family protein, giving the protein MENLIANYSEVRRADVSEELNKAFSGLSFNWPYFVFSLITLCIIVLIITFLVYKPLKKMVQKRQKFIQNNIDDSIKAKEDALKIREKNDKAIIDADLQANNIISLAKIEGEKIIDNSTIQAKRKAEIIISQADILINKKQSEFEKKQKKLIIESAVALSEKILGREIKNKDNLKMIKDVLDEK; this is encoded by the coding sequence ATGGAAAATTTAATAGCTAACTATTCTGAAGTTAGAAGAGCTGATGTCAGCGAAGAATTAAATAAGGCATTTTCTGGATTAAGTTTTAACTGACCATATTTTGTCTTCTCATTAATCACATTATGTATTATTGTTTTAATTATTACCTTTTTGGTTTATAAACCACTTAAAAAAATGGTGCAAAAACGTCAAAAATTTATTCAAAATAATATTGACGACTCAATCAAGGCAAAAGAAGATGCTTTAAAAATTCGTGAAAAGAATGATAAGGCAATCATTGATGCTGATTTACAAGCTAATAACATTATTTCACTTGCAAAAATTGAAGGTGAAAAAATTATAGATAATAGTACAATACAAGCTAAACGAAAAGCGGAAATAATTATTTCCCAAGCTGACATTTTAATCAACAAAAAACAATCCGAATTTGAAAAAAAACAAAAGAAACTAATTATTGAAAGTGCTGTAGCATTATCGGAAAAAATTTTAGGCAGAGAAATCAAAAACAAAGATAATCTAAAAATGATTAAAGATGTTTTGGATGAAAAATAG
- a CDS encoding F0F1 ATP synthase subunit delta, with amino-acid sequence MTNLNELIYNWSFALFDLARSSDNLPEIANQAAEIVKVVKKNKSYLSFLNSYDISDEEKFKLIDKAFGQYHEYLINIIKLASKQHTIKYLIEILNKFVELANEKLNIKYGTIFTVKPLTDAEIRKFEIKISKKLNSDVHLMNEVTPEIIGGIKIKVDDFLIDNSVLGQLNKIKKQIN; translated from the coding sequence ATGACTAATTTAAATGAACTAATTTACAATTGATCATTTGCCCTATTTGATTTGGCAAGAAGTAGTGATAATTTACCTGAAATAGCTAACCAAGCCGCCGAAATTGTTAAAGTAGTTAAAAAAAATAAATCATATTTATCATTTTTAAACTCATATGATATTAGTGATGAAGAAAAATTTAAATTAATTGATAAAGCCTTTGGACAATATCATGAATATTTAATTAATATCATTAAACTTGCATCCAAACAACATACGATTAAGTATTTAATCGAAATTCTTAACAAATTTGTTGAACTTGCAAACGAAAAATTAAATATTAAATATGGAACGATTTTCACTGTTAAACCATTGACCGATGCTGAAATTAGAAAATTCGAAATTAAAATTTCAAAAAAATTAAATTCAGATGTTCATTTAATGAATGAAGTTACACCAGAAATTATTGGTGGAATTAAAATTAAAGTTGATGACTTTTTAATTGATAATTCAGTATTGGGTCAATTAAACAAAATAAAAAAACAAATTAATTAA
- the atpA gene encoding F0F1 ATP synthase subunit alpha, with translation MPLKPTDLSAIIKSQIKNFTQDISYEQIGKVITVGDGIALVSGLTNVEHGELVKFECGIFGMALNLEEDLVGIVVMGDDRNIVENSLVTRTKEVISSPVGDNLLGRVVNALAEPIDGKGKIVYEIRRPIFKIAPGVMTRQEVTESLQTGILAIDAMIPIGKGQRELIIGDRQTGKTAIAIDTILNQKDKNVYCIYVAIGQKNSTITQIVDQLDKHNALKYTTIIAASAAESAPLQYVAPYTGVTIAEEWMSKGRDVLIVYDDLSKHAVAYRTLSLLLRRPPGREAYPGDVFYLHSQLLERAARLNANNGGGSITALPIIETQAEDIAAYIPTNVISITDGQIFTKESLFNSGQRPAIDIGYSVSRVGSAAQTKMMKKIVSSLKLELAQYNEMLSFAQFGSDLDQATRIVLDHGAKVFELLKQPQYSPYSSFEQIIILFCTKYRLINVIPKNQLSKYVSSVVNYFKNNAEAINIARDVQAASDWNNELIEKLYNKIIEFNNDFVKNIPLYNKELYSPVPELPWKAYKK, from the coding sequence ATGCCATTAAAACCAACTGATTTGTCAGCCATTATTAAATCACAAATTAAAAATTTTACTCAAGACATTTCATATGAACAAATTGGTAAGGTTATCACTGTTGGAGATGGAATTGCTCTAGTTAGTGGACTAACTAATGTTGAACATGGTGAACTTGTTAAATTTGAGTGTGGAATATTTGGTATGGCTTTAAATCTTGAAGAAGATTTAGTCGGAATCGTTGTTATGGGGGACGATAGAAATATCGTTGAAAATAGTTTGGTAACTAGAACCAAAGAAGTTATCTCATCTCCTGTCGGTGATAATTTATTGGGGAGAGTTGTAAATGCGTTAGCTGAGCCAATTGATGGAAAAGGCAAAATAGTATATGAAATAAGACGCCCAATATTTAAAATAGCACCTGGTGTTATGACCCGTCAAGAAGTAACTGAATCTCTTCAAACTGGTATTTTAGCAATTGATGCAATGATTCCAATCGGAAAAGGACAAAGAGAATTAATTATTGGTGATCGTCAAACCGGAAAAACCGCAATAGCGATCGATACCATCCTAAATCAAAAAGATAAAAATGTATATTGTATATATGTTGCTATTGGTCAAAAAAATTCAACAATTACTCAAATAGTTGATCAATTAGATAAACATAATGCGCTAAAATATACAACAATAATTGCCGCATCAGCTGCCGAAAGTGCTCCGCTTCAATATGTTGCACCATATACTGGAGTTACTATTGCTGAAGAGTGAATGTCTAAAGGTCGAGATGTTTTAATTGTTTATGATGATTTGTCAAAACATGCTGTTGCATATAGAACATTATCACTTCTACTAAGACGTCCACCAGGTCGTGAAGCATATCCAGGTGATGTTTTCTACCTTCATTCACAATTGCTAGAAAGAGCTGCACGTTTAAATGCGAATAATGGAGGTGGTTCAATTACCGCTTTACCAATTATTGAAACACAAGCTGAAGATATTGCTGCATATATTCCTACAAACGTTATTTCAATTACTGATGGACAAATTTTTACCAAGGAATCTCTATTTAACTCTGGACAAAGACCAGCTATTGATATTGGATATTCAGTTAGCCGGGTAGGGTCAGCTGCTCAAACTAAAATGATGAAAAAAATTGTTTCTAGTTTGAAATTAGAATTAGCACAATATAATGAAATGTTATCATTCGCGCAATTTGGTTCTGATCTAGACCAGGCCACAAGAATTGTTTTAGATCATGGGGCAAAAGTTTTTGAATTGTTAAAACAACCTCAGTACTCGCCTTATTCATCTTTCGAACAAATTATTATCTTATTCTGCACCAAATATAGATTAATTAATGTAATCCCTAAAAACCAATTAAGCAAATATGTTTCTAGTGTTGTTAATTATTTTAAAAATAATGCCGAAGCAATTAATATTGCCAGAGATGTTCAAGCAGCAAGTGATTGAAATAACGAATTAATTGAAAAACTATACAATAAAATTATTGAATTTAACAATGATTTTGTAAAAAATATCCCGCTTTATAATAAAGAACTTTATTCACCAGTTCCAGAATTGCCATGGAAAGCTTACAAAAAATAA
- the atpG gene encoding ATP synthase F1 subunit gamma encodes MESLQKIKHRINSINSTKKITKAMQLVATAKFSKIKNKSENVDIYYQNVQKLFINLIQNSDQNIDKLLNTNSWDFHHKRNLYIVFGSDLGLCGAFNSEMFKTIKREVQPEDMLIVIGSKLLSIIGRDKSFRIIQAITQVGDDPGYDIAKLISKKVYDVLEISLLKSVKLIYTNYVNPIKSDPVVQEIFPISKETILKLNSSHMIEEIDSDSFETKPEEILKNSFSLFFEASMYHALTSSKLSEVSERRTAMEQASDNAEDLIDNLKVEYNSSRQAKITQELTEIVNGAS; translated from the coding sequence ATGGAAAGCTTACAAAAAATAAAGCACCGGATTAATTCAATTAATTCTACTAAGAAAATAACAAAAGCAATGCAACTTGTTGCTACTGCAAAATTTTCAAAAATCAAAAATAAATCAGAAAATGTTGATATTTATTATCAAAATGTCCAAAAATTATTTATTAATTTAATTCAAAATTCAGATCAAAATATAGACAAGTTATTGAATACAAATTCCTGAGATTTTCACCATAAACGCAACTTATACATTGTTTTCGGAAGTGATTTAGGTCTTTGTGGAGCATTTAATTCAGAAATGTTTAAAACCATTAAAAGAGAAGTTCAACCTGAAGATATGTTAATAGTTATTGGAAGCAAGCTACTAAGCATCATCGGTAGAGATAAATCATTTCGAATAATTCAAGCTATTACTCAAGTTGGTGATGATCCTGGATATGATATTGCTAAATTGATATCAAAAAAAGTTTATGACGTATTAGAAATTTCATTACTTAAATCAGTTAAACTAATATACACAAATTATGTAAACCCCATTAAATCAGATCCAGTAGTTCAAGAAATATTCCCAATTTCAAAAGAAACAATTTTAAAATTAAATTCATCACATATGATTGAGGAAATTGATTCAGATAGTTTTGAAACCAAACCAGAAGAAATCTTAAAAAATTCTTTTTCATTATTTTTCGAAGCATCTATGTATCACGCTTTGACAAGTTCTAAATTATCAGAAGTAAGCGAAAGAAGAACAGCAATGGAACAAGCTAGTGACAATGCAGAAGATTTAATTGATAATCTTAAAGTTGAATACAATAGTTCAAGACAAGCAAAAATTACTCAAGAGTTGACAGAAATTGTTAATGGAGCAAGCTAA
- the atpD gene encoding F0F1 ATP synthase subunit beta, translating to MPRKKVNISESETIISSKSNKKNYGVITQILGSVVDVRFEEGKSPKILNALKIVDEELKDKFQGEQILEVAQHIGNDTVRTIAMNLTIGLRRGMKVLDLNSPIMAPVGKNVLSRMFNVLGEPIDLLGGTFTDKLPIHRSAPSYEEQKSTLEIFETGIKVIDLLIPYIKGGKIGLFGGAGVGKTVLIQELINNIAKQHGGLSVFAGVGERTREGNDLYHEMKASGVLDKTALVFGQMNEPPGARMRAPYTALTMAEYFRDSMGQDVLLFIDNIFRFTQAGSEVSALLGRMPSAVGYQPTLAVEMGQLQERITSTNKGAITSVQAVYVPADDLTDPAPATTFTHLDAKTVLDRDIAALGIYPAIDPLGSNSRMMDPNIIGLEHYNTARSVQNILQRFKELQDIIAILGMHELSEDDKRTVARARRIRNFLSQPFFVAEKFSGIQGKYIKLEDTINSFKEILSGKYDELPEEAFLYVGTIEDVVEKAKKLGVIYKG from the coding sequence ATGCCAAGAAAAAAAGTTAATATTAGTGAATCTGAAACAATTATTTCTAGTAAAAGTAATAAAAAAAATTATGGAGTTATTACCCAAATACTAGGTTCAGTTGTTGATGTTAGATTCGAAGAAGGAAAGAGTCCTAAAATCTTAAATGCTTTAAAAATTGTTGATGAAGAATTAAAAGACAAATTTCAAGGGGAACAAATTCTAGAAGTTGCTCAACATATTGGAAATGATACAGTTCGAACTATTGCTATGAATTTAACAATCGGACTAAGAAGGGGAATGAAAGTACTTGATCTTAATTCACCTATTATGGCCCCAGTTGGTAAAAATGTTTTATCAAGAATGTTTAATGTTTTAGGAGAACCAATTGATCTACTCGGTGGAACATTTACCGATAAACTCCCAATCCACCGTTCTGCACCAAGTTATGAAGAACAAAAATCTACTTTAGAAATTTTCGAAACAGGTATAAAAGTTATTGACCTTTTAATTCCTTATATAAAAGGTGGAAAAATTGGGTTATTTGGTGGTGCCGGAGTTGGGAAAACCGTTCTAATTCAAGAACTAATTAACAATATTGCTAAACAGCATGGTGGGTTGTCTGTTTTCGCCGGAGTTGGTGAAAGAACTCGTGAAGGAAATGACTTATATCACGAAATGAAAGCTAGCGGCGTTTTAGATAAAACTGCTTTGGTGTTTGGTCAGATGAATGAACCTCCAGGAGCCAGAATGCGTGCTCCTTATACCGCACTAACTATGGCTGAATATTTTAGAGATTCAATGGGACAAGATGTGCTATTATTTATTGATAACATATTTAGATTTACACAAGCTGGATCAGAAGTATCTGCTTTGTTGGGACGTATGCCTTCAGCAGTTGGATATCAACCAACATTAGCTGTTGAAATGGGTCAATTGCAAGAAAGAATAACTTCTACTAATAAAGGGGCAATTACTTCAGTTCAAGCGGTTTATGTGCCAGCTGATGACTTAACTGACCCGGCCCCTGCAACAACATTTACTCACCTAGATGCTAAAACAGTTTTAGATCGTGATATTGCCGCACTTGGAATTTATCCAGCAATTGATCCATTAGGCTCAAATTCAAGAATGATGGACCCTAATATTATTGGATTAGAACATTATAATACTGCTCGATCAGTTCAAAATATTCTACAACGCTTTAAGGAACTTCAAGATATTATTGCAATTCTTGGGATGCATGAACTTAGTGAAGATGATAAAAGAACTGTCGCAAGAGCAAGAAGAATTAGAAATTTCTTGTCACAACCATTTTTTGTGGCGGAAAAATTCTCTGGTATTCAAGGTAAATATATTAAATTAGAGGATACTATTAACTCATTTAAAGAAATACTTAGTGGTAAATATGATGAATTACCCGAAGAAGCATTTTTATATGTTGGAACCATTGAAGATGTTGTTGAAAAAGCTAAAAAACTTGGAGTAATTTATAAAGGATAA
- a CDS encoding F0F1 ATP synthase subunit epsilon, which produces MTNNKIRVIITTPHGIFLDVNTDICTFRTTEGEVGLMANATQFISSLIPSMIYINYKSSPNLKTYYVDKGIVYFKDNTLSMIVNEIDSKPLVHNETFVQEDQTKYRLIEELYLKKKLTENNK; this is translated from the coding sequence ATGACAAATAACAAAATTAGGGTTATTATCACCACTCCACACGGAATATTTCTTGATGTGAACACTGATATTTGTACTTTTAGAACAACTGAAGGGGAAGTTGGTTTAATGGCAAATGCTACACAATTCATTTCTTCATTAATCCCTTCTATGATTTACATAAATTATAAATCGTCGCCTAACCTTAAAACTTATTATGTTGATAAAGGAATAGTTTATTTTAAGGATAACACATTATCAATGATAGTTAATGAGATTGATAGTAAACCATTAGTTCATAACGAAACCTTTGTTCAAGAAGATCAAACTAAATATCGCTTAATTGAAGAGTTATATCTAAAGAAAAAACTTACTGAAAATAACAAATAA
- a CDS encoding ABC-F family ATP-binding cassette domain-containing protein, whose translation MLEISNLSKIFPDKKLFTNVNLKFLPGNVYGIIGANGVGKSTFLKIISGEIEASGGQIIKEKNARMSVLSQNQNEYDDFVVTEVVIMGNKELYDLNIEKNNIYLDPNATDKDYERASHLEQKYGEMGGWSSENDAQILLSNLGIGPEKWEMKMSDLKANDKVKVLLAKALFGNPDILIMDEPTNRLDLKTIKWLENFLVNYDNIVIVVSHDSDFLDEICTHIVDIDFSEAKLFVGNYTFWKTSSQLILDMQQKQNLRKEEQAQKLKEFIARFSANASKSKQATSRKKLLDKLVIDEIKPSSRKYPFIKFELNRLPGKQILSVENLTYINDAGEVLFEDVSFNLRANDKMVIIGNDDIAKTRFLEILAGKRQPTRGTVNWGITIKPNYFPTNNSEYFQNDETILEWISKWPLNNSTQETKDNSDSRMRAFLGRMLFSNDSVFKNVTVTSGGEKVRLMMSKLMLEESNFLIFDQPLDHLDSESIDSLIDAIKSYKSSCIFTTYNRAMIKECASVILEIKPQASYLFYGNLEEYEEAMGY comes from the coding sequence ATGTTAGAAATTAGTAATTTAAGCAAAATATTTCCAGACAAAAAATTATTTACCAATGTAAATTTGAAATTTTTGCCAGGCAACGTTTATGGAATTATTGGTGCCAATGGGGTTGGAAAATCAACATTTTTAAAAATTATTAGTGGAGAAATTGAAGCTTCTGGTGGTCAAATTATCAAAGAAAAAAATGCGAGAATGTCAGTTTTAAGTCAAAATCAAAACGAATATGATGATTTTGTTGTAACTGAAGTTGTAATTATGGGAAATAAGGAATTATATGATTTGAATATCGAAAAAAATAATATATACCTTGACCCTAATGCTACTGACAAAGATTATGAGCGTGCAAGTCATTTAGAACAAAAATATGGCGAAATGGGTGGTTGAAGTTCAGAAAATGACGCACAGATTTTACTTTCAAATTTAGGTATAGGTCCAGAAAAATGAGAAATGAAAATGAGTGATCTGAAAGCTAATGACAAAGTAAAGGTTCTACTTGCTAAAGCCTTATTTGGAAATCCTGATATTTTAATTATGGATGAGCCAACAAATAGATTAGATTTAAAAACTATTAAATGACTTGAAAATTTCTTAGTTAATTACGATAATATTGTCATCGTTGTTAGTCATGACAGTGATTTCTTAGATGAAATTTGTACTCATATTGTTGATATTGATTTTTCAGAAGCAAAACTATTTGTCGGAAATTATACCTTTTGAAAAACATCATCACAATTGATTTTAGATATGCAACAAAAACAAAATTTAAGAAAAGAAGAACAAGCACAAAAATTAAAAGAATTTATCGCAAGATTCTCAGCCAATGCCTCTAAATCTAAACAAGCAACAAGCCGTAAGAAGCTACTTGATAAGCTAGTAATTGACGAAATTAAGCCATCTTCAAGGAAATATCCTTTTATTAAATTTGAATTAAATCGTTTACCTGGTAAACAAATTCTGTCTGTGGAAAATCTAACATATATTAATGATGCTGGCGAAGTCTTGTTCGAAGATGTATCTTTTAATCTAAGAGCTAATGATAAAATGGTAATTATTGGTAATGATGATATCGCCAAAACTCGTTTTCTAGAAATATTGGCTGGGAAAAGACAGCCAACTAGAGGAACAGTTAATTGAGGAATTACTATCAAACCAAATTATTTTCCTACTAATAATAGTGAATACTTTCAAAATGATGAAACTATTCTAGAATGAATTAGTAAATGACCATTAAATAATAGCACTCAAGAGACCAAGGATAATAGCGATTCTCGTATGCGTGCCTTTCTCGGAAGAATGTTATTTTCAAATGATAGTGTGTTTAAAAATGTTACTGTAACAAGTGGTGGTGAAAAGGTTCGGTTAATGATGTCAAAATTAATGTTAGAAGAAAGTAATTTTTTAATTTTTGACCAACCACTTGACCATCTTGATTCTGAATCGATTGACAGTTTAATTGATGCTATAAAATCATATAAAAGTTCTTGTATTTTTACAACATATAATCGAGCAATGATTAAAGAATGTGCGTCGGTAATCTTAGAAATAAAACCACAAGCTAGCTATTTATTCTATGGCAATTTAGAAGAATACGAAGAAGCAATGGGTTATTAA
- a CDS encoding thymidine kinase, producing the protein MYKNFNDGMIEIITGPMFSGKSEELLKKIRILEYAKLKPLVIKPIFDSRFSDNEIISRAGIKNKTFTIKEPKEIYELLTREEYKAVLIDEAHFFDKSLVKIADDLANRGYLVVIAGLDQNYLREPFGPMPELMAIAEKIIKLQAICVICQHAASTSYRIIKSNQEHLLGDSDEYQARCRKCHFNKL; encoded by the coding sequence ATGTATAAAAATTTTAATGATGGGATGATTGAAATTATTACCGGACCAATGTTCTCGGGTAAAAGTGAAGAACTATTAAAAAAGATACGAATATTAGAATATGCAAAGCTAAAACCACTTGTTATAAAACCAATTTTTGATAGCCGCTTTTCTGATAATGAAATTATTAGTCGCGCAGGAATTAAAAATAAAACATTTACAATAAAAGAACCGAAAGAAATTTATGAATTACTAACTAGAGAAGAATATAAGGCAGTATTAATTGATGAAGCTCACTTTTTTGATAAAAGTTTAGTAAAAATTGCTGATGATTTAGCCAATAGAGGTTATTTGGTAGTAATTGCTGGATTGGATCAAAATTATCTTCGTGAACCATTTGGACCAATGCCTGAATTAATGGCCATAGCTGAAAAAATTATAAAATTACAAGCAATTTGTGTCATATGTCAACATGCTGCTTCTACTAGTTATCGAATTATTAAATCAAATCAAGAGCATCTACTTGGCGATAGTGATGAATATCAAGCTAGATGCCGCAAATGTCATTTTAATAAATTATAA